Within Ovis aries strain OAR_USU_Benz2616 breed Rambouillet chromosome 3, ARS-UI_Ramb_v3.0, whole genome shotgun sequence, the genomic segment GTATTCCGGCcaagagaatcccacagacagaggagcctggcagcgccatggggttgcaaagagcaagaCACAActgcgcatacacacacacacacacacacacacacacacacacaccccaaattaTGCTCTTAATGCCTCTTAGACTCAAAAGGAACTAGGAATCATTCTAGGCAGGAaaatacttttgctttttttttttttttttcaggtgtcCCTTCAATAACTCCATGTCATTTATTTGCATTGCCTTCCTTGTGGATTTTTTGTCACCTAAGGACGTGCACTTGATGAGCGCCCAGGGCCATCAGGAGACAACGTCAGGGTTCAAAGGTCctgggagagagggaggctgGAAGTACCAAAGGCCACTGGGCGGTCTCCGCCTCAGGCCATACAGCTCACCCAGCTCACCCAGCCTGAGAGAGGGGAGGCCTTCACTGGCAGCAGACATTGGCTGAGGCCCCATGAAAGGAGGCAAAGGGCTAAGGGCCTGTTTCCCAAGTACATGTCCTGTACCCCAGAGACAGTCACAGTGGCTGCCAACCCTCTCCCGGACCAGGAAAGCCAAGACCTCACTTTTCTACTGGGTCTCCTTCCCGGGTTCCCCACGAGCAGCTGCGGGCCCACCCTCCAGGGTGGATGCTGCTTGTACTGGGCTCTAGGCTCCTCCTCAGGTTTCCACCAAGGTTTCCATCCCAAACGCATCTTGGGCTGTTCCTTActccccacctcccgccccagcCATAGGCCTGGACACAGACccctctctctcaccctcctAGGTCGCTGGGCCCCTCCCGGCCAGCGGCCTCCTTCCCTCAATCACATCGGGAGCTGCCAACTCCATTTCCAAATGGTGACGCCCCAGCTAACCTTGGCTCAGCCACTCTGTCCCTTGTGAGCTGATctgctctcttcctccttctagTAAGGCCTTCTCTCTGGAAGCCCCACGTTTCCCAGCCCAGAGGGGACCAGGAATCCAGGCTTAGGAGTCAGAAACATCAGCCTCTTCCTCTCCACTTGGCTGCCTCCAGCTGGGTGGGCCTTGGGCAGCGATTCACCCGTGAGCCTCCATTTCCCCTGCCATCAACATGAGCTCTCTACCCAGCAGCTGAGGATCAAATGCAAGGACAAAGGTAAAGCTCGCACACAGACACGGCTCCCCCACCAAAACCACAGGCTTTTCTATTTGGACACGACCTGTCAGTGGAGATGACtggcacgtgtgtgtgctcagtcatgtccaactcttggcaaacccatggtctgtagcccaccatgcttctctgtccatgggcttatcccagcaagaatgctggagtgggttgccatttcctcctccaggagatcatccccacccagggactgagcccgagtctcctgcatctccttcactagcagatggattcttcatcactgagccacctgggaaacccagagatGACTGGACTGAGGCTTATTTCTATCTGGGTCCCAGGTTTTGAGAGCAGGGCTCCAGAAGAAGAATCCAGGGGGGTACCCCTGCAGCCTCAGCACCAATACAAAGCTGGTTCCTGCAGAAGCGGGAAAACATAACCTTAGGTCCCAAATAAGGCCCATAGCAATGATACCAAGACCTTCGTTTCCACTCCAGCCTTCCCTTCCCTTAACAGCAATGTCAGACCAGACTTCCCCACACCAAACAAGtgtgaaattaaggaaagaagCAGAATTCACATGGCAAACTTAATGAAAAACCCAGGAACCATTCCTTTAAGACTCAATCCACCATCATTAACTATCAGGGAGATGATCTAAGGTCAAGGGAAACCAGAAATGGGCAACTGGGACTGGAAActtgaaagaggaaagggaaacgCAGTTGAGGTTATCAGGGGAAAGGGTGTAAATTTGCCAAGGATGAAATAAGAGATAAAAACTAAAGGGTCTTTGGGGAGGATGCAGTACAAAGGAAGTTATCCCACCCCCTAAACAGAGGCCTGCTGGGGACAGATGTTATTAATAGAAATTGGTGTGCTCACCTTTTCTGCCTAAGGAGGGTCAAAGGgcagccctgatgctgggggaagcATCAGCCAGGCTGAGTCAGCTGGAAGCAGAGGGCAGGTCCAGGGCACTTGGAGGAGAGCCACGCAACTCATTTGTTTACCTGGCAGACAGCGGGCCTGCTCTGGCAGCAAGTGCTCGTAGGTGTTGAACAATCCCGCACTGGAGATCACGATGGGGCAATAGATGTTCACCAGGtcctcacccttcttcacagtgaCACCTGCAGGCACAAGAGCTTGGCTGAGGTTCTGTGCACTCCAAGAAGACAAGAAAGGCCCCCATTCCTaccccaccccatctctcccACACTGACCCAGGCAGGTAGGCCCCAGCTAAAACTGCAGAGTGAGGGATCAGCCCAAAGCACTGCCTACAAGGCCCAAAAGGCCCACAGTCCACACACTGGCTTTCTAGCTCTCTCTCTGCCTGATGTGGGAGCTCTTCTCTTTAGCCACCAGCCAACCTCCACACTAACCCAGACAGAGCCCGTGAGCTGATAGCCTTCATTAAAATGCCAGGTCCTTCTTTACTGTTGCCAGAGTTTTTGGTTCCAACACACTCTCTTTTAAACCCTCCACTGACACCTCAACCTCTAGTTAAACTCCAAACCCTCCTATCAGCCTTCTGTGATGTGCTCCCTTCTGTGCATCCAGCCTCATCTCTGACCGTCTGACCGTTTCCAGCAAACTATTAGATAGGACTATATGCAAGTAGCATGTGTGTGCattcatgctcagttgtgtctgactctttgcaaccccatggactgtagcctgccaggctcctctgtccatgggatttcccaggcaagaatactggagtgggtggccatttcctcctccagggggtctttctgacccagggatcaaacacacatctcctgcagctcctgcaatgcagatggattctttaccaactgtgtcatctgggaagcccccaaaggctGACAGTCAATCATTTTTTTAACCTAGAAATGTGACAGTCTCTTATGATTCAACCTAATATTTTCAGATGCCTAAATATATTCAGctcatgggacttctctggtggtccagtagctaagacacTGAGCTGCCAGtgaagggggcccaggttcgatccctggtcagggaactagatcccacacgccacagctaagagttcacacgaAACAAAGAAGACCacagattccatgtgccacaacagacctagtgcagccaaaaaagagaaaagaaactcagCTCTTTCATATCTCTGTGCCCCTGCACACTCTGTTCCCCCCGCCTGGAATGACCTCCTCTCCCCTCTGACCAGCTTGCTCTCACCCATCATGACCTCCCTCTGAGAGTCCCTGTCCCACCATCCTGTGCCACCTCCGGCCTCAGTGTGTGCCTCCATGCGGCACCTTGATTATATCTCAGTCATCTGCCCTCTGAGACTGGAAACTTCTTGAGTCAGAGATTAGGATTTACTTATCTTTTATCACATAGCATgtgaaaaacataaatatatccAGAACTGAATTTAATTCAACTGATAAACCCTCCTTGGTTCACAGACCACCTGATGGCTGGGAGGAAAACTGGTTTGTGACTGTGAGAGAAAGTCTTGCACAGCTGATGGCCACCCCTGCCTCACTGCTGGGAACTTTCCAGTCTCTTCTACAGATACGTCCTCAAAGATCACTGACGGCCTTTTCTCCCTTGACTTTTGGGTTCCTTGGGCCACCCACTCACCACCTCCTCCTTGGAAGCTTACTCTGGTGAATTCACCATCACACCAGCCCTGTTTCCTTCaggcctctctcttctccctttgcTGAGGCTTTTGAAGTTACCCTAGATGGCCTGTCTATTTACCAGAGCCCTTCCCTGCATAGACCCTCTCCTTGTAGAGTTTATCGTTGGTGGAATTTTGACTCTCTGCTCAGGTAACAGCAAACACCTGAGCCAGGGTAGAGTCTGAGCCCCACTCTGCCATTTACAGGGCATCCTGGTGGCCTCCACACCACCCTATGGAGCACCCAGGTTACAACTCACTCCATCAGTCACTGAACAAACATTTACTGGGCTCCAGTATGTGATAAAGTCTATAGACATAAAGATAAAAAAGACACCACCTCTACACTCAAGGAACTCCTGGATTAAAGGATAactagtggccacaggactggaaaatatcagttttcattccaatcccaaagaaaggcaatgccaaagaatgctcaaactactgcacaattgcactcatctcacacgctagtaaagtaatgctcaaaattctccaagccaggcttcagcaatacatgaaccgtgaactttctgatgtttaagctggttttagaaaaggcagaggaaccagagataaaattgccaacatccgctggatcatcgaaaaaagaagaaagttccagaaaaacatctatttctgctttattgacgatgccaaagcctttgactgtgtggatcacaataaactgtggaaaattctgaaggagatgggaataccagaccacctgacctgcctcttgagaaatctgtatgcaggtcaggaagcaacagttagaactggacatggcacaacagactggttccaaattggcaaaggagtacatcaaggctgtatattgtcaccctgcttatttgacttatatgcagagtacatcatgagaaacgctgggctggaagaagcacaagccggaatcaagattgctgtgagaaatatcaataacctcagatatgcagatgacaccacccttatggcagaaagtgaagaggaactaaaagcctcttgattaaagtgaaagaggagagtggaaggttggcttaaagctcaacttcagaaaacgaagatcatggcatctggtcccatcacttcctgggaaatagatggggaaacagtgtcagacttttttgggagggctccaaaatcactgcagatggtgattgcagccataaaattaaaagatgattactccttggaagaaaagttatgaccaaccttgatagcatatttaaaagcagagacattactttgccgactaaggtccgtctagtcaaggctatggttttccaatagtcatgtatggatgtgaatgttggactgtgaagaaagctgagcgctgaagaattgatgcttttgaactgtggtgttggagaaggctcttgagagtcccttggactgcaaggagatccaaccagtccattctgaagatcagccctgggatttctttggagggaatgatgctgaagctgaaactccagtactttggccacctcatgcaaagagttgactcattggaaaagactctgatgctgggagggattggggacaggaggagaaggggacgacagaggatgagatggctggatggcatcactcactcgatggatgtgagtctgagtgaactctgggagttggtgatgaacagggaggcctgccgtgctgcgattcatggggtcgcaaagagtcggacacaactgagtgactgaactgaacttgtctcTATTGAATAAATGATGAAATACTGTTCTCTGGGGACCATGCCACCCTTTATCCTTCCTGTGTCCTTTTCACTTCCAGACCAGGTCAATTGCTATTCCTAGGCACCCTCAGCTTGAGGCAGATTCCATCCCGTAATCCCCAATTTGGAGGTCTCTGCCCTTAGTGCTTTCTTTGCTCTGCACTCCCAGTCTCTCTCACCCACACCAAGGACTGTGAAGACGACACAGGGCTCTCACCACAGGCTTTCCCAGCTGAGTCAAGCAGGATGCTGTGCACAGGGGCCCTTGTGAGGACAGCGCCCCCGGCCCGCTGAATCACAGGGATGGTGTGGAAGGCAATCTCACTGGAGCCCCCTCGGGGATAAAAGGCCCCTTTTAAGTAGTAGTTAACCAGCAGAGCGTGCATGGCAAAGGTGGTGTGGCTGGGGGTCACACCTGTAGAAGGAAGGAGGGGGTGATGAGGCAAGAGCAGGCAGCAATACCATTCAGAGAAGAACATGGGAGGGGGGCTCAAGAGGAAAGATATAcgtgtataattatggctgattcacactgctgtaaagcagaaaccaacacaatattgtaaagtaattttcttccaatgaaaaaataaaaaaggaacacgGGTTCCTGTCAGAAAACATGCAgcctttgggaattccctggtggtccagaaaaCATGCAgcctttgggaattccctggtggtccagtggttaggactaggtGCTTTCCCTGTtgtggggggcctgggttcgatgcctggttcGAAAACTacgatcctgcaagctgcatagcgtgaccaaaaaaaaaatgcatatatatatatatatatataaaacatgcaACCTGAGTCTATGCCTCCCAGGATCCAAGTGATTCTCAGGGCAGCCTCTTTCTATCCAAACAGGCAAACAGAGAGCATTCCAGGTCTTGGGCCAGTGGGAATGATCTCCCTGTGAACTGCCATGCTGCCAGGGAGGGGAGTGTGGACTGGAAAGAAAACCATCCAGGACGTCGGTGAGGGGGATTTTTATCAGGGTATCCAGCAGGGGGGAAGACAGGCATTTCTTCCCTGAGCTCCAGAGGACCTGGAGTGTGAGCAGCTCCACTTCAGTCAGCTAGGCAGGCTCagagtcaaagaactgatgcttttgaactgtgatgctggagaagactctaaagagtcccttggatagcaaggagatgaaaccagtcaatcctaaaggaaatcagtcctgaatattcattggaaggactgatgctgaagctgaagctgaagctctaataatttggccacctgatgcaaagagccaactcattggaaaagaccccgaggcttggaaagattgaaggcaggagaagggggttacagagcatgagatggttggatggcatcactgactcaatgcacacgagtttgagcaaactccaggagatagtgaaggacatggaagcctggcgtgctgcagtccatggggtcacaaagagtcggacatgactgagtgactgaataaaccAGGCTCAGGAAGAAAGACTAAGAGCCAGGGGCTGCCCAGGGCCCAAGGCCAGGACCCACCGTAAGTGGGGAAGATGTAGCTGAGCACGGCCTGGAGCTCCGGGGAGGCGGGGAGTTGCTGCAGGACCTCAGCCAGGCTCTGGGTGGACGCACGAAGGAACGGAGAGAAGCGGGTGAGCAGCCCATACTTGGTGAGAAGCTGAGCCACAGGCAGTGGGAGGATCTTCAACAGGATAACATAAAAGGCTCCACGGGATACCACCTGGGAGGGGAGTAAGCAGGGAGGAACAGGGCTCACCTCCAGACCCGCTGTGACAGAACTGCCTGTCCAACAGCCTGCACAGTCCAAGGGACCAGCAACACTTGGTGGTGGCGGTTTAGCTGCtgagtcatgttcgactttttCCAAGCTatgaattgtagcccatcaggcttctctgtccatggggattctccaggcaagaaaactggagtgggttactatttccttctccaggggatcttcctgaatcagggatccaacctgtgtctcctgcattgcaggcggtctcctgcactggattctgagcctgctgagccaccagggaagcagaactTGGCTAAATGTGGATCATAAAACTGTAgtctaagtttttttttctttttttcccattctccCCCTCAGATAAGTCCTTTTTCGCTTTTCAGTTGCCTGCCCAAAGTCCTTTTGAAAAATTGCAATCTGGTCTCAGATGAAGTGGAAAGGGGTTACAGATATAACCACATGGAAGCCAGCCTGGCCAGGCCAGAGTGTGAgtggcagctgctgagcccaggcTCCAGAGAGAGGGCCTGGCTCAGCACAGAGGTCAACTTGGATCAGGGctgagttccagacaaacatgtctgttcctccttcctgcctccctcaccCGTCACTCCACTAATGAGGAAGGTGAGCCTTGTTGGGAATAACACATGTCTGTGTTACCTTAACCAGCTTCATATACTTGTCAATGGCAGCTTCTTCCTGGGGAAACTTGTCCTTGAGGCCCTGAATGTAGGCTTTCATCCCCGCGTACATGGGAAAGTCTTTTCGGCCATCAGGCCCTTCTAGTACCATGATGTCAAAGGGAGAGGGCAAGGCAGCCCAGTCTAGCTGCCCCTCAGTGATCTGATCCAAGATAAAACGGTCAAAGCTGCCCTCCTGCATACGCCCAATGTAATGGATTCCTgttgagaaacagaaaaacaagccaTGATAGGGATAAGGGAACTGAGCCCTGGAAAGGCTCCAATAAGGAAGCAAGGTGAAAGAGGCATCCTACAGGGCCAAGTCCACGCCCACAGAGGGGGTACCCACCCTTTCTGTAAAGGGGAGTTGCAGCAGAAACCAGTAGATCACCGCCCAGTTCAGCAGATACAGCTGTCAGACCATGGAGATACATGCGGTGTGTCTCTAACCCCTTTTCCCTTCATCTGAGATCAGATTGGAATTTTTCAAAAGGGATTTGGGCAGGAAAGCTGTCAGACCAACAGTGCCCAGGGAGAAGAAAACCTGGGCCTCCGAAACCACTGAAAAGCCCAGGATCGTCCTGCTACGGCTGCTCCAAACCTCCTGATCCCACCCCCTTTGCCTTGGCAGCCTTACCCGTGTCAAATTCAAGGCCATTCTTTCCAAAGGTATGACAACAGCCTCCTGCCTTGGTATGTTGTTCCAGAACGAGAACTCGCTTGCCAGTTTTGGCTAGGATCGCAGCTGCCGCCAAGCCCCCGAAGCCACTGCCAATCACCACCACATCcagattctttggcactcggctgaCGGAGAAAGCTGCAGCAAAGGAGGAGATGGAGAGGGCAATGAAAGGACAATGAGGTGGAAACCAAGGCAGAATGTTCTAGCTTATATGATGCTCCAGAAAACTTCTAGAGCAGTTTGGCACAGGGCTCCTCACTAAAATATCAAAAACATTTTACCTGGGAAATACTCAGGACCTGCCGGGAAAGGTTGGACAAAGTGATTTAGGTTGATCTGAACTGATTTAACCAAAACCACTATGTAGCTGAGGATTTTCCCTACTTGCaaagaaagaataatttataaactatcacacacacacacacacacacacacacacacacacacacacacaaatgctgaCCGTGATCCAGGCTGAGAATCCTAAGTGCAGTCAGAGACCGAGctagggaagaaagaaaacaaggaggTGGGGGACAAGAGAAGAGTGTCGTGGGGCTGGATGGTGGCTCATGCAACAGTCTTTTCATGAGCAGGTTATCTGCAGAAAATGCAGGATCTGCAGGCAGTAGTGGCGCAGCCCACTCAGATCATGGTTCTTAAAGATCTTGATCAGAGGCAGGACAGAGCTCCTCTGAGAAATCACAGCACCACCCCTTCACACTGGGGAAGCCTGGATGTGGGATTGAGGAGCAAGCACCTAAACAAGGCAAAACTGGACAGCCTATGGTGCCGTATGGGCACTTTCTACACAAGATCTATTCTTTCACGATCACTCCACTCCAGAAGAACTGAGATTTGGAATTTTTCAAGATGCCAGAGAACTCGGTAAACTTTGaacttttcaaacattttttaaaagacctacagtgaaaaatacatttcataatcCAGAACATACATCAGCATATAATATAAAGAAGTTTCACTATACTTACCAGAACTATATAGGATACATTGATATTTTCCATttgactgaattttaaaatgctagTTGCAACTCACTAAATTGATAACATGACCCACTATGAGAGATCAACACTTGGTTTCAAAAACAAACTAATCGTCTCATCTTTAGACCAATCCAGATAAATGGAGTTATTTGCTAATGGTTACACAgtaaatcaggcttccctggtggctcagacagtagagaaagtgcctgcaatgtaggagactggggtttgatccctaggtggagaaggtctcctggaaaggaaatgacaacccactctagtattcttgcctggaaaatgc encodes:
- the RETSAT gene encoding all-trans-retinol 13,14-reductase yields the protein MWVSLLLLAALLLVILGKVYKGLFSGSSPNPFLEDVKRPPAPLVTDKEARKKVLKQAFSVSRVPKNLDVVVIGSGFGGLAAAAILAKTGKRVLVLEQHTKAGGCCHTFGKNGLEFDTGIHYIGRMQEGSFDRFILDQITEGQLDWAALPSPFDIMVLEGPDGRKDFPMYAGMKAYIQGLKDKFPQEEAAIDKYMKLVKVVSRGAFYVILLKILPLPVAQLLTKYGLLTRFSPFLRASTQSLAEVLQQLPASPELQAVLSYIFPTYGVTPSHTTFAMHALLVNYYLKGAFYPRGGSSEIAFHTIPVIQRAGGAVLTRAPVHSILLDSAGKACGVTVKKGEDLVNIYCPIVISSAGLFNTYEHLLPEQARCLPGVKRQLGMVRPGLSMFSVFICLRGTKKDLELPTTNYYIYFDKDMDKAMEHYVSLPGDKAAAHMPLLFISFSSAKDPTWEDRYPDRSTAVILIPTSYEWFKEWRDEPQGKRSSAYETLKSSFVEAAVSVFLKQFPHLEGKVDSVTGGSPLSTQFYLAAPQGACYGADHDLGRLHPGAMASIRAQSPIPNLYLTGQDILTCGLIGALQGALLCSSAILKRNLYLDLWKLGSRIQAQKKKN